The DNA sequence TGCTCCTTCTCGACATCGCGTTCCGGTCCGAGCGGGATGTGCTGGCGACCGAATTCCCGCACCTCGGGTTCGAGCTGCTCCTGCTGCGCCTCGCGAACGCCCAGGGGCTGCTCTCCGTCGAGACGCTCGGCTTGTCCGCCGAAGCGGGGGGAGCGGCGAAGGCGGAGGCGGTTGCACCGACGTCGTCGTCGGCCCCGGCGGCGACGTTCTCCCGCAAGCCGGGTCCCCGCACCGACGCGCCGGTTGTCGCCGCCCCTGCCTTGGCAGCCGGAAAAACGGCCGGGGAAGGAGCCGCCAAGGGCGGGTCGGCGAAGGGGGACGCCGGCCTTTGGGACGCCGTGCGGCGCATCCTCGAGGGGAAGAAGAAGACCGTTCTGCTCGGCCTCCTCTCCCAGATGCGGGGAGAGATGCAGGGGAGCGAATTCGTCATCGCCTGCGGGCACGAGATGATGCTCGACCGCTTGAAGGAGAGGGACAAGTGGCAGCCGCTCCTCGCCGCCCTCGAGGAGGCGGCCGGGCGCCCCGTGCCCGTCCGGTTGTCGGTTTCGACGGAAAAAAAAAGCCCGGAGCCTGACGGTGTAACCGCGGGGAACGCCGGCCTCGAGCGCAAGGCGCTCGAGGAACCGGCCGTCCTCGAGATTCTGCGGGCCTTCGAGGGATCGATGCTGGTCAAGGTGCAGCCCGCGCCCCCGGCCGAGACCCCGGGGGGCGGGGCCCCGGCGGCCGAGGATGCGGGGGAGCCGGAGATCCCGGAAGAGGAGGCGGAATGACGGATTTCAAGGACCTGATGCGGCAGGCGCAGGAGGTGCGCGGCCGGTTCCAACGCCTCCAGGAGGAGCTGGGGGGGCGCACCGTCGAGGGGTCGGCGGGCGGCGGGATGGTGGTCGCCGTCATGAACGGCCGCCAGGAGCTCCTCTCCGTGCGCATCGAGAAGGAAGTGGTTTCTCCCGACGACGTGGGGATGCTGCAAGACCTGGTCCGCGCGGCCGTGAACGACGCCCTCGCGCGCTCCCGGGAGCTGGCGGCCGCCGAGATGTCGAAGATCACGGGCGGGATGCTTCCCCCGGGGATCCTGTGACCGCCGTCTACCCGAAACCGCTGCGCCGTCTCGTCCTTCTCCTCTCCCGGCTTCCCGGGATCGGGGAGAAGACGGCCACGCGCCTGTCGATGTTCCTCCTTTCGATGCCGCCCGAGTTCGTCCGCGAG is a window from the bacterium genome containing:
- a CDS encoding YbaB/EbfC family nucleoid-associated protein; the protein is MTDFKDLMRQAQEVRGRFQRLQEELGGRTVEGSAGGGMVVAVMNGRQELLSVRIEKEVVSPDDVGMLQDLVRAAVNDALARSRELAAAEMSKITGGMLPPGIL